The following is a genomic window from Oceanispirochaeta sp..
AAGCATGAGGAATAAGAGCTGCCTGAGGAGTTTCTTCACATCTTAAATATCGGCTCCGGATTGAGGAATCCTTACAATCAATCCTGAAGAGAATCGATATTAAAGCCCTAAAATCTCAATAATGTTATGAAATACAGTATCCGCACTGTCTTCACCGTTTATTCTATAGAGGTCCTTTCCATCGGGATAAAGGGTTGTAAAGGCTTTTTCATAGAGGGATATGACTTTTCTCTGGAAAGCCTCTTTTTCAAAGAGGTCGATACTCTCTCTTTTGTCCCGTCGGTTTGAAGAGGTTTCCACCGAGCACTCAAGGTAGAGGCAGTATCCCGGGAGGGGAAACTCTCTGTTCATTTCCAGTACTGTTTCAAAATCCAGCTGTAGGGATTGATAGGCCAATGAAGAAAAGAGATACCTGTCACAGAATACCCATTTTCCGGCTTCCAGCTCTTCTGTCATCAGCTGCACATGCTCTCTTCTGTCGGCGGCAAATAATTGAGCCAGGGTCAGAGGATGCACTTTTTCTCTTTTTTCCAATACGGCTCTGGCC
Proteins encoded in this region:
- the tmk gene encoding dTMP kinase, whose product is MGLWDKFVVLEGLDGSGTTTQLNRLASHCRNKATDCIRTFEPSDGFIGQAARAVLEKREKVHPLTLAQLFAADRREHVQLMTEELEAGKWVFCDRYLFSSLAYQSLQLDFETVLEMNREFPLPGYCLYLECSVETSSNRRDKRESIDLFEKEAFQRKVISLYEKAFTTLYPDGKDLYRINGEDSADTVFHNIIEILGL